From Plasmodium malariae genome assembly, chromosome: 8:
tatgtatatttatatatacatttgtacatgtacatttgTATAAGCACgttctatattttatttttatgaaaccTACCAATTTGTATcgtatatttgttttatcataacgtacatatatgtatatttttctgtGATTCTCCAAatgcgtatgtatgtatttaagtataaatttattgaatGAACATGGtcataattttatgaatgtTCCAATAAtagcaaagaaaaaaaaaaaaaaaaaagaaacaagaaaaaatgaaaaatgaaaaagaaaaatgaaaaatgaaaaatgaaaaatgaaaaatgaaaaaagaatagaaaTGGAGATATAAACAGAgacttaaaaataaatgagtaatgtttgatttatttgtgaatatatgtgcatttttgctcttttgctttttataaatcctatatgtatttacgtacatacatatgtatatgtacccACACAAGTGCACACACACACATTTGCTCACGCACCTTTAGTGaacctttattttattaaaacgcAGATAAGCGTTATAGGTACGAAAAAAGGTCGTGCAAGTAAAAGGTTGTacattatttgtaaattcgtttgtttttaattatttatgaatagtaatattatatgagCGTAACGGTTGGTGgaattttatatcatataaaatgCACCCCTCGTTCACGGTATGTTTGctaatttttaagttttcatgcattttttttcacacGCACATGAACACACGGATGCACACACATATGCACACAAGtctatacatgcatataccCGTGCGCTTAATTAACTATCGATTATTTGGATGCTCTTCCATCTCGTTTTTAAATAACGTTCACACCTGTTTTTGTATTTGTACCATTTGCTGATACTTTTTGAAtgccttattttttttcattgtgcatatattatttgagtCTGATATTATATTCGTACAATTTTGGGCCTGATTTTGGTCTATTTTATACTTCATATTGGTCAATTCCGGGTCCATTTTGGTCCTATATTTTGTCCTATATTTGGCCCATATTTGGCCCATATTTGGTCCATATTTGGTCCATTTTTGGTCCATTTTTGGCCCATTTTTGGCCCGTTTTTGGCCCGTTTTTAGtccattttttccttcaCCCTCTATCCGCTAATACCAACATGGGTAGCAGCAGCCTACCAATGTCACAGCAGATGTACTTTAGTACGCACAATGCTTTAAGAATAAATGAAGAGAATGATGTAATTAGTAcgttattttatgaaataaatggGAATAGACATATAAGTTTGttaatatttcctttttatgaTGTGCAAATGTTAAAAcgattattaataaaaaaattaaatttaccAGGAGGAGTAAAAGTAAacgatataataatattttataaaggtATAAAACTACCaaattatagaataattaGTACATATTTAGATAATTCAAATaggagagaaaaaaaaaagaaaaaaagaataaataaattatattggGCAATAAAAGATACTAATCCAAATTCATCAATAAGAGTTATAGACAATAAAAGTTATCCatctttttttgaaaatattttaaatgatataaaattagcttttaaaaaaaatatatcaccCAAATTAACAATGGATGGGACTGGAGGAACATATTTACTAtttaatgcaaaaaaaaaagtatgctCTGTTTTCAAACCAATAGATGAAGAAGCATTTGCTCCATGTAACCCACGTGGTTATGAAGGGAAAATGTATCAAGAAGGATTTAGATCAGGTGTACTCTCAGGGGAAGGAGCAAGTAGAGAAATTGCAGCATATATCTTGGATAATaactataataattttagtaaTGTACCTTGTACTATTATGGTAGAGGCATGCAAcccatattttaataataaaagtaaatttaaatatattgataatgaaagtaatttaaaatggaaatgtGGATCCTTACAAGAATTTATAGATTCAAGAGAGAGTGTTGGAAATTATGACTTCAAACAATTTAGCATAAGagatatacataaaattgcTATTCTTGATATAAGAGTTATGAACTTGGATAGAAATGATGGTAATATTTTAGTATCCCCTTTAAAAAGTTTGAAAGATTCGTGTAATCAGTTCTTGTACAggaataataaatgtttcAGCACCAACGACGAGGACATCCTCAAGCGCATAGTCACCATAGATAAGAAGCCGTCGCggtaaaggaaaaaaaaaaaaaaaaaaaaaaaaaaaaaaaaaaaaagagatgtATTGACGTGTGGGattgttttgtattttatgGTATTTCATACGAACTGAACATATTTTggatcattttttttttttttttttttttttttttttttttttttttttttcccgaCACACACGCCGCTACTATATATCGTTTCTTTACAGATATAGCTTAATACCCATAGACCATGGGCTTATAATGCCCCACATAATGGATGTCGCGGAAATTGACCTGGTTTGGTTCGAATGGCCCCAAACAAAAGTATTTTgcaaattttgaaaaatatttataatgtatttttttttttttacaatgcACTTGTGTAAATTATTGCATGGTCAGGTGAATGTGCATAGATTATTGcactataaatatttacgCGTAACTGCACGCATAGTTACTCcttttgtatatatgatCCATGCATGCATTGtttattcctatttttttgcatttttttttttattgtcaAAAAGGTACCATTTGACGACGAAGAGCTGGAGGTTATATTTACATTCGACCCCGATAGGGATgctgaaaaaataagaaacaaattattaattagAGAAGACTGCATAAGGACCATGAGGGTGTGCACACGTCTTTTGCAAATAGGAGCAAGGATGCATTTGAATTTGCATGAAATTGCAAAAATAAGTACAAGAAAAAACATCGATGAGGAATCAATTCTGGAGCATTTAGTTAGGGACTCTATTATTCAAGTAGGTGCTTTCCCGTGTACCATCATGCTcgtatatatgtgaatatacgtatgtgtgcatgtatgtacacGCATGTGGACTCGTCATTGCTGCACATTATTTCCTTATgatatgttaatttttatttttcatgttttattCATCTTTGCGCATGGCTGTCTCTCATTTTTCATGTTGCGAAAGTTATGTGatatcatctttttttttttttttttttttttttttttttccatccACTATGACTGCCCattttttgattatttattCATCTATGAAGGCCTACCAGATGATGGACTGCACGTCTCTAATGAGTACGAACAGACTTGGGTACATCCTTGACCTGGCAGAGATTAagataaacaaaaagaagaaagtaaataaaacaaaaatgtcTGAAACTAATGATGAAAAAGTGAAAGTAGGTGAGGATTCGAATGAGCaaggaaaaaatgcaaaTGCGCAGGAAAAGTCGAGTAGTTTCACTGCACAAATGAAATATGTATATCCAGataataatagcaacaatagtaataacaattgTAGTAGTAGCAATAATATGAAGGAATGTATCTGCACTTCAGTTAGTTTCAAGGATGTAAGAGAGGAATTACCATCAGAAGAAGACTCTTTTTCCAAAGATAAGCTATTAACAATGGTTTGCAGTGATGTAGATGTAAGTAGGAGCGATGATACAAATGGTCAAACCATTACTACGGTAGCAATTTCGACTGCGACTGGTGCTATAACTGCTACTACGACTGTTGGTACTACTTCCAATAAGtgttcattaaaaaatgcGCATTCTCGTAGTCCAACGGAAAATGGTTTACACAGCGTGAAAACAAAAGAAGAGGAGGAGAGTGAAAATGGAAATAGCGCATATGAGTTTTTGCACTCCTCAGATATAGTTGAATCAagcaaaaaaacaaataatatttacaagGATAGTAAATCGTTTATCAACGAATTAGAGAATACATCGTGTAATGAAGTAGGTACTGGGTGCAGTACATTATACAAAGATAATGATATATGTAAGAAAGAGCAAAATGGAGtaagtaacaaaaaaaataaaatttcatcTAATTCATTTAGCTATGGAAGTGGGTATAATACTCTTGTTACAGGTAGTTCAAGCTCATATAACGATGATAAGGATAATTATTCGATGAGGAATGCTTTTCCAAAGGATGgcgtaaataaaaatgtatatacccGTCCGAGAATGGATAAATGGTTTTATAAGAATGACGAAGGAAAAGATGCAAAagctaaaaaaaagaagaaaaaaataaaaaaaaaaataaaaagtgatgaagaagaggatgaaaaacattatacatatgaaaTAAAGGATGTTCATGATGTCGATGAAAATGAAATCATCAAGGATGAACAGAGCGAGGCACAGCAGATGCAGATGCACAAGGATTTACCGGACGGTACCGGTGAAGCGGAGGAAAAtgttgataataataataataataacagtgaTAAGGATAATGATCACAATGTGGACGATGATGAGGAGGAAGAAAATGATGATGacgatgatgatgatgatgatgatgatgacgATGACGATGAGGAGGAAGACGATGATGACGATGAGGAGGAAGAAAATGATGATGACAATgctacttttaaaaaaaaaacaggtacaataaaaagaataagtgAAAATACTGGAACAGCATATAGAAATATagaaatgaacaaaataaattccaTTTGGATGATCagagataaaaataataaaataataaacgtaaaatgggaaaataaaattttcgaaaaacttttttttgaaacctttgaaaattatgtaaagaaatatattaatgattaTCACCCTGAATGGAAGCAGTATCCATACAATGGCTCAAAAATAACTTGCATAAAACATCCCTACTTAAACAGCATAAAATAGGCGCTTTCCTCAGGGTGAGCTCGGcatgtacacatacatgCGTACTCTACAGCATGCAGGGATTTACACGAGTACTTCCTATTCATTCGTTCATTTGTTCAGTTTTTGTATTTGCACAATTCGTTTAATTCGTGAATGTATTCATTCGTTCAATGCATTCGTTCAGTTCATTCGTTCAGTTCATTCGTTCAATCCATTCGTTCAATCCATTCGTTCAATCCATTCGTTCAATCCATTCGTCCAATCCATTCGTTCAGTCCATTCGTTCAATCCATTCGTTCAATCCATTCGTTCAATCCATTCGTTCAATCCATTCGTTTTTGCTCGTCGGTTACCCCTCTCTATTTATTGTCCATCGTTATTCTTCTATTTATTCCTATCATTTTCCCTCATatgtaaaactttttttttttttttttttttttttaaatgtattttagcGCATGTCAGTTATATtaatgtgcatatatttataaattgtgCTGTacagtattattttttcaaattagttcatatatattatgttcgtttatgtaaattttttttttttttttaaattctgtcttatttagtatatttccacttttttttttttttttttttttttttttttttttttacgtcaATAGTTGCCCATTCCAttaaacttttttctttttttttttttttttttttttttttgcatttttatgATTGTATTAAAAAGCAAAGGCTGATAATTGCACTGCAAGCGTATTTATGCTTTACAGCGAGTTTGTTACGTTACGCTTATTACAGCTTGCTAGTTACTACTTACGTGTTACTTCCTATGCGTAATCATTTATGTAtgatttgtttatatttgtaaacgTCTCTCTTGCATACTTCCCCTTTGTACCCATCATTTCtgtttatttcatttttttttttttttttttatgttgttaTTCTATCTCATTTTTAAGAGACAAGAaaaacaacaacaacaacaacaacaacaaaaaaaagaacatagAAACGAATAAAATCTATGTCTCTAAACGAATAAAATCTGTGTCTAAACGAATAAAATCTGTGTCTAAACGAATAAAATCTGTGTCTAAACGAATAAAATCTGTGTCTAAACGAATAAAATCTGTGTCTAAACGAATAAAATCTGTGTCTAAACGAATAAAATCTATGtctttaaattaataaaaatacatgccattaaattaataaaatgcgGCCAATATGCAAATAAATGATGCAGAGATGATGCACAGATGATTTAAACAGAATTAAGGTGGGCATGCTAAATATGTCAAACGAAAGTTCATATTTCGGTTTAATCTTTACTATGGATTATTTGtgttcatataatataaaagaacgCGGGCTTTTAGAATGTATATTTCGAATGGcggatgataaaaaaaaaagaaaaaatacataaagaACATGTTGATGGAATAACTACATCGTCAAACAATTTTTGTTACGTGAagtttataaatacataaaaaaaagagtgcATTGAGaggagaaaaatatatgtatattgaAAGGGCGTAAATAAAAacgtataaaatataaaagagtaaaaacataaaatcataaaagcataaaattgtaaatgtataattatgtGAACAGGTGTTCACATACTGCGCAAACTTTATTTCAATAAAGCAGTttacatgaaaaaaacaaaaaaaaaaaaaaaaaaaaaaaaaaaaaggacatCCTGTATATACAGATTAAAGACACGCTTAAAAAATCGAGggggaggaaaaaaaagaaccaCAAActcaaaaatatacaaaaaatgaaaacaaaaatgaacaGTAACAAAAACAGTAACAAAAACAGTAACACAAACGAAACACAAATAGTAACACAAACAGTAACACAA
This genomic window contains:
- the PmUG01_08044900 gene encoding phosphatidylinositol 3-and 4-kinase, putative; amino-acid sequence: MGSSSLPMSQQMYFSTHNALRINEENDVISTLFYEINGNRHISLLIFPFYDVQMLKRLLIKKLNLPGGVKVNDIIIFYKGIKLPNYRIISTYLDNSNRREKKKKKRINKLYWAIKDTNPNSSIRVIDNKSYPSFFENILNDIKLAFKKNISPKLTMDGTGGTYLLFNAKKKVCSVFKPIDEEAFAPCNPRGYEGKMYQEGFRSGVLSGEGASREIAAYILDNNYNNFSNVPCTIMVEACNPYFNNKSKFKYIDNESNLKWKCGSLQEFIDSRESVGNYDFKQFSIRDIHKIAILDIRVMNLDRNDGNILVSPLKSLKDSCNQFLYRNNKCFSTNDEDILKRIVTIDKKPSRYSLIPIDHGLIMPHIMDVAEIDLVWFEWPQTKVPFDDEELEVIFTFDPDRDAEKIRNKLLIREDCIRTMRVCTRLLQIGARMHLNLHEIAKISTRKNIDEESILEHLVRDSIIQAYQMMDCTSLMSTNRLGYILDLAEIKINKKKKVNKTKMSETNDEKVKVGEDSNEQGKNANAQEKSSSFTAQMKYVYPDNNSNNSNNNCSSSNNMKECICTSVSFKDVREELPSEEDSFSKDKLLTMVCSDVDVSRSDDTNGQTITTVAISTATGAITATTTVGTTSNKCSLKNAHSRSPTENGLHSVKTKEEEESENGNSAYEFLHSSDIVESSKKTNNIYKDSKSFINELENTSCNEVGTGCSTLYKDNDICKKEQNGVSNKKNKISSNSFSYGSGYNTLVTGSSSSYNDDKDNYSMRNAFPKDGVNKNVYTRPRMDKWFYKNDEGKDAKAKKKKKKIKKKIKSDEEEDEKHYTYEIKDVHDVDENEIIKDEQSEAQQMQMHKDLPDGTGEAEENVDNNNNNNSDKDNDHNVDDDEEEENDDDDDDDDDDDDDDDEEEDDDDDEEEENDDDNATFKKKTGTIKRISENTGTAYRNIEMNKINSIWMIRDKNNKIINVKWENKIFEKLFFETFENYVKKYINDYHPEWKQYPYNGSKITCIKHPYLNSIK